In a single window of the Leptospira sanjuanensis genome:
- a CDS encoding ATP-binding protein: MIDFHNNRIQFHQSNSAWIRSFSLESIKCLIVCRGPVRKEAMEIFDSIGIREYGILLSEKDSVVYPMALAPELRGFRFPNNIHRVPDYMGAGKEEKVQRIEQIISIAKDNQYTHIFAGYGFMAEDSEFISAIEKSGIVFMGPASYVADQAGSKDAAKRIARQLNVSVTPGVDNISSLALLAKAADAKALEKLAKEKGIDFTFDSSLPLEVNAENLLELGYSKIVELVTIADLQAEAEKETKKIWEKYPKNRIRFKYIGGGGGKGQRVVSKIEEVKGAVQEILSESKVTAPGTNKNFLIELNIENTRHNEIQLIGNGEWCLALGGRDCSVQMHEQKLLEISLTQELLEKEIASCSATQPKKAEVLKGDLKVLREMEEQSERFGAAVKLNSVSTFESIVEGTNHFFMEVNTRIQVEHRVTEMVYSLKFKNPENTNEFFIVDSLIEAMALLSLHGKRLQKPERILRYPSGSEVRINATNKAIQPHAGGVIMNWSKPLSDEIRDDQGISIRNPDTNLFVHYKVAGAYDSNIALLITHGENRKDNLIRLGNILRKTELRGFDLSTNLLVHYGLINWILGKDAMFKPSTAFMISYLAGVGAVEKIVKDVDLEIAWKKTISEASSPEFKKVLSRKLTLITRPIGEILKDAHLVAGFIGYHLNRSWKISGSKVEWLRNPIHILADLYHYLNMEADPNLPPSEQIWDHDDEILQKALSFYQELSKRSGIAADSIELVASLNAGKSISGVDTGTLPSVLHSHNGFQAGLELLKLLPNAGLNSGFYNLGVDEKLEAIIPDEFKNAETRDAFIKFLAPAPKASSDEIVAPMGGMFYSKEAPDLPPMVKVGDHFKAGQPLFIVEVMKMFNKISAPFSGTVKEILLNDSDGKIISKGQTIFKIVPDEVIHIETEVEIADRKKKTTLSLV; encoded by the coding sequence ATGATCGACTTTCACAACAATCGCATTCAATTTCACCAATCCAATTCCGCGTGGATCCGATCTTTCTCCTTGGAATCGATCAAATGTCTGATCGTATGCCGTGGACCGGTTCGAAAAGAAGCAATGGAAATTTTCGACTCGATCGGAATTCGGGAATATGGAATTCTACTTTCCGAAAAGGATTCGGTCGTTTATCCGATGGCGCTCGCTCCGGAGCTCAGAGGATTCCGTTTTCCGAACAATATCCACAGGGTTCCCGATTACATGGGAGCCGGTAAGGAAGAAAAAGTTCAGAGAATCGAACAGATCATCTCCATCGCCAAAGACAATCAATACACTCATATCTTTGCCGGTTACGGTTTTATGGCGGAAGATTCCGAGTTCATTTCCGCCATCGAAAAAAGCGGAATCGTTTTTATGGGACCGGCTTCCTACGTCGCGGACCAAGCGGGTTCCAAAGACGCCGCAAAAAGAATCGCGAGACAACTCAACGTCTCCGTTACTCCGGGTGTGGACAACATTTCTTCCCTGGCATTACTCGCGAAAGCGGCCGATGCAAAGGCTCTCGAAAAGCTCGCAAAAGAGAAGGGGATCGATTTTACGTTCGATTCTTCTCTTCCCTTGGAAGTGAACGCGGAGAACTTGCTAGAATTAGGATATTCTAAAATTGTAGAACTCGTAACGATCGCCGATCTTCAAGCGGAAGCGGAAAAGGAAACGAAAAAAATCTGGGAGAAATATCCTAAGAACCGGATTCGTTTTAAATACATCGGCGGGGGCGGCGGTAAAGGACAAAGGGTCGTTTCCAAAATCGAAGAAGTGAAAGGTGCGGTTCAGGAAATTCTTTCCGAATCGAAAGTGACCGCTCCCGGAACCAACAAAAACTTCCTCATCGAATTAAACATAGAAAACACAAGACACAACGAGATCCAGCTTATCGGAAACGGAGAATGGTGCCTCGCGCTCGGCGGCCGGGATTGTTCCGTTCAGATGCACGAACAAAAACTTCTCGAAATCTCTCTTACGCAGGAATTGCTGGAAAAAGAAATCGCCTCCTGCTCGGCAACGCAGCCGAAAAAAGCGGAGGTTCTCAAAGGAGATCTGAAAGTTCTCCGCGAAATGGAAGAGCAATCCGAACGTTTCGGAGCTGCTGTAAAACTCAACAGCGTTTCGACTTTCGAATCCATCGTCGAAGGAACCAATCACTTCTTTATGGAAGTGAACACTCGGATTCAGGTGGAACACAGAGTCACCGAGATGGTGTATTCTCTGAAGTTTAAGAATCCGGAAAACACCAACGAATTTTTCATTGTGGACAGTTTGATCGAAGCGATGGCACTACTTTCCCTTCACGGAAAACGCCTTCAGAAACCGGAAAGAATTCTACGATATCCTTCCGGTTCCGAAGTTCGCATCAACGCGACCAACAAAGCGATCCAACCTCATGCGGGCGGGGTCATTATGAACTGGTCCAAACCTTTATCCGATGAAATTCGCGACGATCAAGGAATCAGCATTCGCAACCCGGATACGAATTTATTCGTACATTATAAAGTTGCCGGAGCTTACGATTCCAACATTGCGCTTTTGATCACTCACGGGGAAAACCGTAAGGACAATTTAATCCGACTGGGAAATATCCTGAGAAAAACGGAACTCAGAGGTTTCGATCTATCCACGAACCTGCTGGTCCATTACGGTTTAATCAACTGGATTCTCGGAAAGGACGCGATGTTCAAACCTTCCACTGCGTTTATGATTTCCTACCTTGCGGGAGTGGGAGCGGTGGAAAAAATCGTGAAAGACGTGGATCTTGAAATCGCATGGAAAAAGACCATTTCAGAAGCGTCTTCTCCCGAATTCAAAAAGGTTCTCAGCAGAAAACTGACTTTGATTACAAGGCCGATCGGAGAAATCCTCAAAGACGCGCATCTCGTAGCGGGATTTATAGGTTATCATTTAAACCGATCCTGGAAAATTTCGGGTTCAAAAGTGGAATGGCTTCGTAACCCGATTCATATCCTTGCGGACCTGTATCACTATTTGAATATGGAAGCAGATCCGAACCTTCCCCCTTCGGAGCAGATTTGGGATCACGATGACGAAATTCTCCAGAAAGCTCTTTCTTTCTATCAGGAGCTTTCCAAGAGAAGCGGAATTGCAGCGGACTCCATCGAATTGGTCGCAAGTTTAAATGCCGGCAAATCCATTTCCGGCGTGGATACGGGGACTCTTCCTTCCGTTCTACATTCGCACAACGGCTTTCAAGCGGGACTCGAACTTCTAAAACTCCTTCCGAACGCAGGACTGAATTCCGGTTTTTACAATCTGGGAGTGGATGAAAAATTGGAAGCGATCATTCCAGATGAATTCAAAAATGCGGAAACAAGAGACGCATTCATTAAGTTTCTTGCTCCGGCTCCGAAAGCGAGTTCCGATGAAATCGTGGCTCCTATGGGGGGAATGTTCTATTCCAAAGAAGCTCCTGATCTTCCTCCGATGGTCAAGGTGGGGGATCATTTCAAAGCGGGACAACCTCTGTTCATCGTCGAAGTGATGAAGATGTTCAACAAGATCTCGGCTCCTTTCAGCGGAACCGTCAAAGAGATTTTGTTAAACGACAGCGACGGAAAGATCATTTCCAAAGGCCAGACGATTTTCAAAATCGTTCCGGACGAAGTGATTCATATCGAGACCGAGGTTGAAATCGCGGATCGAAAAAAGAAAACCACCCTCAGTTTGGTTTAA
- a CDS encoding protein-glutamate methylesterase/protein-glutamine glutaminase — protein MIQVFIIDDSAVVRQVLAQILSKDPEIEIIGSASDPIFAADKLSAVWPDVFILDVEMPRMDGISFLKKIMSEKPTPVIICSSLAEKESETAVLAMKLGAIDIIEKPKVGLKHFLEESEILFIDSVKAAHASVSRIKLHASQNVDSKFFETHKQTKADFSKISTTDKLIAIGTSTGGTQALEYILTRLDVHCPGIVIVQHMPEKFTEAFANRLNQISKIQVKEAKDGDRIQLGSAYIAPGNKHMEVYLSGAQFHIRILDGPLVNRHRPSVDILFNSVAKVAGKNAKGIIMTGMGNDGANGLLKIKQTGAATIAQDEASCVVFGMPKEAILKGAVDTILPLSKIVKEVQNF, from the coding sequence GTGATACAGGTTTTTATCATAGACGATTCAGCGGTCGTTCGTCAGGTTCTCGCTCAAATCTTGAGTAAAGATCCCGAAATCGAGATTATCGGGTCGGCCTCCGATCCGATTTTTGCGGCTGATAAACTCTCCGCAGTTTGGCCGGACGTTTTTATACTCGACGTTGAAATGCCTCGCATGGACGGGATTTCCTTTTTGAAAAAGATCATGTCCGAAAAGCCGACGCCCGTGATTATCTGTTCTTCCTTGGCGGAAAAGGAATCCGAAACCGCCGTTCTGGCAATGAAACTCGGAGCCATCGACATCATCGAAAAACCGAAGGTCGGATTAAAACATTTTCTGGAAGAATCCGAAATTCTTTTCATCGATTCCGTCAAAGCCGCACACGCTTCCGTTTCGCGAATCAAACTTCATGCTTCTCAAAACGTGGATTCCAAATTTTTTGAAACTCACAAACAAACCAAGGCGGATTTTTCAAAGATCAGTACGACGGATAAGTTGATTGCGATCGGAACGTCAACGGGAGGAACGCAGGCGCTTGAATACATTCTTACTCGTTTGGACGTTCATTGTCCAGGAATCGTGATCGTTCAACACATGCCTGAAAAATTCACGGAAGCTTTTGCGAATCGCCTGAATCAAATCAGCAAGATTCAAGTCAAGGAAGCGAAGGACGGGGATCGAATTCAGCTCGGTTCCGCATACATCGCACCCGGAAACAAACACATGGAGGTTTATCTAAGCGGCGCGCAGTTTCATATCCGCATTTTGGACGGACCTCTCGTCAATCGTCATCGGCCATCGGTGGATATCTTATTCAACTCCGTGGCAAAGGTCGCGGGTAAGAATGCGAAAGGAATCATCATGACCGGAATGGGAAACGACGGAGCGAACGGACTTTTAAAGATAAAACAAACCGGCGCCGCTACGATTGCGCAGGATGAAGCAAGCTGCGTCGTTTTCGGAATGCCGAAGGAAGCGATCTTGAAAGGAGCTGTGGATACGATTCTTCCCTTGTCCAAGATCGTAAAAGAGGTTCAGAATTTTTAA
- a CDS encoding chemotaxis protein CheD, with protein sequence MTEPDIVRDLFLQPGGFFWGRRNIRIRTLLGSCVSICFWNPSLLYGGMAHVMLPARPVSDTSSTLNAKYADDAIRLFFEKIEQTGGRNGQYQIKLFGGASMFSSDEEKLLEIKSVRDIGMKNIHSIKDLLNANHLPITSEDLGGFSHRRIYFTLWDGEIYVERPESP encoded by the coding sequence ATGACGGAACCGGATATAGTTCGGGATTTGTTTTTACAGCCCGGAGGTTTTTTTTGGGGGAGAAGAAATATTCGGATTCGAACCCTTCTTGGATCTTGCGTTTCGATTTGTTTTTGGAATCCTTCGCTTTTATACGGAGGAATGGCGCACGTTATGCTTCCTGCCCGTCCGGTCTCCGATACGAGTTCAACCTTGAACGCAAAATACGCGGACGATGCAATTCGGTTGTTTTTCGAAAAGATAGAACAAACTGGAGGCAGAAACGGTCAGTATCAGATCAAACTTTTCGGAGGCGCTTCGATGTTTTCCAGCGACGAGGAGAAACTTCTGGAGATCAAATCTGTTCGAGATATAGGAATGAAGAACATACACTCCATTAAGGATTTATTAAATGCAAATCATCTCCCGATAACCTCCGAAGATCTGGGCGGATTTTCCCATCGGAGAATTTATTTTACTCTTTGGGACGGGGAAATCTATGTGGAAAGGCCGGAGTCGCCGTGA
- a CDS encoding chemotaxis protein CheW yields MNSMEENQFLTFCLGDEHYGIGILHIKEIIEYSGLTTVPLMPEFIPGVINLRGNVVPVVDLKHKFFKSKIEPDRKTCVIIVELHSGRDGDRKEKTDLGILVESVNEVVSISGSDIEPAPTFGSKIKVDFILGMARQENGFIIILNTDKILNLEELTSLEENQSAEALAEKA; encoded by the coding sequence ATGAACTCAATGGAAGAAAACCAGTTTCTGACGTTTTGTCTCGGCGATGAACATTATGGAATCGGAATATTGCACATCAAGGAAATCATCGAATATTCCGGTTTGACTACGGTTCCGCTAATGCCAGAATTTATTCCCGGAGTTATAAATTTACGGGGTAACGTGGTTCCTGTCGTCGATTTAAAGCATAAATTCTTTAAGAGCAAGATCGAGCCGGATCGGAAAACATGCGTGATTATAGTCGAACTTCATTCGGGACGGGACGGAGATAGAAAGGAGAAAACGGATTTAGGAATCCTTGTCGAATCCGTAAACGAAGTCGTTTCGATTTCGGGGAGCGATATAGAGCCCGCTCCTACCTTCGGTTCCAAGATCAAAGTGGATTTTATATTGGGGATGGCCCGTCAAGAGAACGGATTTATCATCATCCTCAACACGGATAAAATTCTGAATCTGGAAGAATTGACTTCTCTGGAAGAAAACCAATCGGCGGAGGCGTTGGCGGAGAAAGCATGA
- a CDS encoding chemotaxis protein CheA, producing MDLSEVRDTFISESEELLSSMESSLLILEKDSKSSEEIHSVFRAIHTIKGTSGMFGYEPIEKFTHEVETILDRIRSGKQNLTKEGIEFLFLACDHIRGLVESVGETLVLDSKMSRRQAELMSVAKKILSDNVENGTQSAPSVTSTPSEPGVEKQTIGSSSKYWQITLVPNLHLFESGMDPFTFIKYLSQSGKIKHVFVYPESIPDWEDFNPEHSYLGFEISYETSSQGEEIESTLQFLREGGYIKILSPGCGLDRFEENCNDFPFGKNVYLNALEIQKVLSAEEIETLIHSAGTTPSPSSPDYKSVLNETTSSTLENGKESEALKMQTKTLRVDSAKIDTLISLVGELITQEANLSRKVVDTGDTQLIEGSESLYRLVSEIREFALSLRMVPIADLFEKYKRVVRDLSKELNKRVELEIFGGETELDRSVIEKIADPIVHILRNALDHGLETSEERIRKGKPEIGKLRIQASHGTGSILIEISDDGKGLDSERILEKAISKGLIAKDQILSESEIYSLIFQPGFSTAEQVTNLSGRGVGMDVVLRNIESLRGTVQIQSVKDGGSSFLIRLPLTLAIIDGFLIKASGTYFIVPMQLVRETVESKVVLNGSSSGTMNLRGELLPVLNLSGFLSLENEESEKENILVLEYEDKSFGIVVNGLHGEVQSVIRPMAEIFKNIKVFSGTSILGSGEIAFILDVPGLYNAIRDQEQNKNREFATKSL from the coding sequence ATGGATCTTTCCGAAGTAAGGGATACGTTCATATCGGAATCGGAGGAACTGCTTTCTTCGATGGAATCGAGTCTTCTGATATTGGAAAAGGATTCGAAAAGCAGCGAAGAGATTCATTCCGTATTCCGGGCGATTCACACGATTAAAGGAACTTCCGGAATGTTCGGATACGAACCGATCGAAAAGTTCACCCACGAGGTGGAAACGATTTTGGATCGGATTCGTTCGGGGAAACAAAATCTCACCAAGGAAGGAATCGAATTCTTATTTTTGGCGTGCGATCACATCAGAGGTCTTGTCGAGTCCGTGGGAGAAACTTTGGTTTTGGATTCGAAGATGTCCCGAAGACAGGCCGAGCTTATGTCGGTGGCTAAAAAGATTCTTTCGGATAACGTCGAAAACGGTACCCAATCCGCTCCATCGGTCACATCGACTCCTTCCGAACCTGGCGTGGAAAAACAAACGATCGGATCGAGTTCCAAATATTGGCAAATCACGCTTGTACCGAATCTTCATCTATTCGAATCCGGGATGGATCCCTTTACTTTCATTAAATATCTATCCCAATCCGGCAAGATCAAACACGTATTCGTTTATCCGGAGTCGATTCCCGACTGGGAGGATTTTAATCCGGAACATTCCTATCTAGGTTTCGAAATCTCTTACGAGACCTCTTCGCAAGGAGAAGAGATCGAATCGACACTTCAATTTTTAAGAGAAGGCGGTTATATAAAAATCCTATCCCCGGGATGTGGACTGGATCGATTCGAAGAAAATTGCAATGATTTTCCTTTCGGAAAGAACGTGTATTTGAACGCGCTTGAAATCCAGAAGGTTTTAAGCGCGGAAGAGATCGAAACCTTGATTCATTCCGCTGGAACTACGCCAAGCCCCTCTTCTCCCGATTACAAGTCCGTATTGAACGAAACAACATCTTCTACTCTCGAGAATGGAAAGGAATCGGAAGCCTTAAAGATGCAGACGAAAACGCTGCGGGTCGATTCCGCAAAGATAGACACCTTGATAAGTCTTGTCGGCGAATTGATCACTCAAGAAGCCAATCTGAGTAGAAAGGTCGTCGATACGGGAGATACACAGCTAATCGAAGGTTCCGAATCCTTGTATCGACTCGTAAGCGAAATCCGCGAGTTCGCATTGAGTCTACGCATGGTTCCGATCGCGGATCTATTCGAGAAATACAAACGCGTCGTGCGCGATCTTTCGAAAGAATTAAATAAGCGAGTCGAACTGGAGATTTTCGGCGGCGAAACCGAACTGGATCGATCCGTTATAGAGAAGATCGCGGACCCGATCGTTCATATCCTTAGAAATGCACTCGATCACGGACTTGAAACTTCCGAGGAGCGGATTCGAAAAGGAAAGCCCGAAATCGGCAAACTTAGAATTCAGGCCAGCCACGGAACCGGAAGCATCTTGATCGAGATCAGCGATGATGGAAAAGGACTTGATAGCGAACGAATTTTGGAAAAGGCAATTTCCAAAGGATTGATCGCAAAGGATCAAATCCTATCCGAGTCGGAAATATATTCTTTAATCTTTCAGCCCGGTTTTTCAACGGCGGAACAAGTAACCAACCTTTCCGGAAGAGGTGTAGGAATGGACGTGGTTCTAAGAAACATCGAATCATTGCGCGGAACCGTTCAAATTCAAAGCGTAAAAGACGGAGGGAGTTCTTTTTTAATCCGACTGCCTCTGACTCTCGCGATCATAGACGGATTTCTGATCAAGGCTTCGGGAACCTATTTCATCGTTCCGATGCAGCTTGTTCGCGAAACTGTCGAATCCAAAGTCGTTTTGAACGGCTCATCCTCGGGAACGATGAATCTTAGGGGGGAACTTCTCCCGGTTTTGAATCTTTCCGGATTCCTCTCTTTGGAAAATGAAGAATCAGAAAAAGAGAATATATTGGTTTTAGAATATGAAGATAAGTCTTTCGGTATCGTAGTCAACGGACTTCACGGAGAAGTCCAATCGGTGATCCGACCTATGGCAGAAATATTTAAGAATATCAAAGTTTTTAGCGGCACTTCCATTTTAGGAAGCGGAGAAATCGCGTTTATATTGGACGTTCCGGGTCTGTACAACGCGATTCGGGATCAGGAACAGAATAAAAACCGGGAATTCGCGACGAAATCGCTTTGA
- a CDS encoding STAS domain-containing protein gives MPFSLFTNRTEEEFEGSTSVGLRLNLEGELTIYEASELKGKLDAVRKDSYSFLEIDLSKVTKMDTACLQILLVLKKEAKTNETNVRLVNHSHSVLRLIDLYGLTGFLRDKIRLSKDELKEFSFRYGTSKD, from the coding sequence ATGCCGTTTTCATTATTTACAAACCGGACCGAAGAGGAATTCGAGGGTTCGACCTCGGTAGGATTAAGGTTGAATCTGGAAGGAGAACTTACGATCTACGAAGCTTCCGAACTAAAGGGCAAACTCGACGCCGTTCGAAAGGATTCTTACTCTTTTTTGGAAATCGATTTGAGTAAGGTAACGAAGATGGATACGGCATGTCTACAGATCCTTTTGGTTTTGAAAAAAGAAGCCAAAACGAACGAAACTAACGTGCGTTTGGTGAATCATAGCCATAGCGTTTTGCGTCTGATCGATCTCTACGGTCTTACCGGTTTTTTGAGGGATAAGATCCGACTTTCAAAAGATGAACTGAAGGAGTTTTCGTTCCGTTACGGAACGAGTAAAGACTGA
- a CDS encoding response regulator yields MKRILIVDDSAVFRKILNLHLSGSDFDILEAVDGQDGLSKLQNDKVDLIVSDMNMPNMDGITFVKEIKKDPKNKFTPIIMLTTESQEDVKSQGLAAGARAWLTKPFSPEELVQTIHKLLP; encoded by the coding sequence ATGAAACGTATTCTTATCGTGGACGACTCGGCGGTTTTTAGGAAGATACTCAATCTTCATCTGAGCGGTTCCGATTTCGATATCCTGGAAGCGGTGGACGGACAGGACGGTTTGAGTAAATTACAAAACGATAAAGTCGATTTGATCGTCAGCGATATGAACATGCCGAACATGGACGGAATCACTTTCGTAAAAGAAATCAAGAAAGATCCTAAGAATAAATTTACGCCCATAATAATGCTGACCACGGAATCGCAGGAAGACGTCAAAAGCCAAGGACTTGCCGCGGGTGCGCGTGCCTGGCTTACGAAACCGTTTTCACCCGAAGAATTGGTTCAAACCATTCATAAGCTTCTTCCCTAA
- a CDS encoding hybrid sensor histidine kinase/response regulator, whose product MEIELKKKNILHRIPNDPILIVEDKKENSILLESLCDELGVKHDVASNGADALQMIQDRKYSLFILDLMMPVMDGGSFLVKLKEINPNAVVLVQTANDSNEKIIEIMKLGVFDYIIKPIYPEIFLKVLQKALNYCYLKNMEENLAEIEGQKLRSQLEWLTYKETIRKSDGESFEKNSIYSLKTSLSQGSGIGAMTSLLDMIDSVKIPEGGYYKVDKEILDLLFANNQITKNMLSGLEKLLNLIDDNFVSQTISSKDIIDKIAEIPEPLNAFLLSKRNSVNLPVFKREYKVNVNLPLLYLAMEELFLNAYKYSSANSPIEIFTNINQSYFCITFKNRVDAKPYGGIPEKFEQLVIQPFFRIYPPVESVSHLEKFGLGLGLTAVDHIVRKHHGLFFIHNANDHTSEEVSLCVLAEIFLPLV is encoded by the coding sequence TTGGAGATCGAACTGAAAAAGAAGAATATTCTTCATAGGATTCCGAACGATCCGATTTTGATCGTAGAGGACAAAAAAGAAAATAGCATTCTCTTGGAAAGTCTCTGCGACGAACTCGGCGTTAAACACGATGTCGCGTCCAATGGAGCCGACGCGTTACAGATGATTCAAGATCGAAAATATTCTCTTTTTATTTTGGACTTGATGATGCCCGTGATGGACGGAGGTTCTTTTCTCGTAAAACTTAAGGAAATAAATCCCAACGCGGTCGTCTTGGTGCAAACCGCGAACGACAGCAACGAAAAGATCATAGAGATCATGAAGTTGGGAGTGTTCGATTATATTATCAAGCCTATCTATCCTGAGATCTTTCTTAAAGTTCTTCAAAAAGCTTTGAACTACTGTTACTTAAAGAACATGGAAGAGAACCTCGCCGAGATTGAAGGACAAAAACTTCGAAGCCAGCTCGAATGGTTAACTTATAAAGAAACAATTCGAAAATCGGACGGAGAATCGTTTGAAAAAAACTCAATTTATAGTCTTAAAACATCACTTTCTCAAGGAAGCGGAATTGGAGCGATGACCAGCCTATTGGATATGATTGATTCGGTAAAGATTCCCGAAGGGGGATATTACAAGGTTGATAAAGAGATTTTGGATTTACTTTTTGCTAACAATCAGATTACGAAAAATATGCTTTCCGGCTTGGAAAAACTTTTAAACTTGATCGACGATAATTTCGTATCGCAGACGATTTCGTCGAAAGACATCATCGATAAGATCGCTGAAATTCCTGAACCACTCAATGCCTTCCTTCTCTCGAAAAGAAATTCCGTCAACCTACCGGTATTTAAAAGAGAATATAAGGTAAACGTAAACCTTCCTCTGCTCTACTTGGCGATGGAGGAATTATTTCTCAACGCTTATAAATATTCCTCGGCGAACTCCCCGATCGAAATCTTTACGAACATCAACCAAAGTTATTTTTGTATTACTTTCAAGAATCGCGTGGATGCAAAACCCTACGGAGGAATTCCGGAAAAATTCGAACAGCTCGTCATTCAGCCGTTTTTCCGAATCTATCCGCCGGTAGAAAGCGTGAGTCACCTCGAAAAATTCGGACTCGGTCTCGGACTGACGGCCGTGGATCATATAGTCCGCAAACATCACGGCCTATTTTTTATTCACAATGCGAACGATCATACTTCGGAAGAAGTAAGTTTATGCGTTCTTGCGGAAATCTTTTTGCCGTTGGTTTAA
- the ispH gene encoding 4-hydroxy-3-methylbut-2-enyl diphosphate reductase has product MLEKIYLANPRGFCAGVKYAITYVEQVQANSAEQIYVRKEIVHNRRVVEDMKKRGIRFINDLDEAPDGATVVFSAHGVAPSVVDAAKKRGMKIGDATCPLVTRVHRKARKIKDTHQIIYIGHEGHDEAIGTMGEAEMFLVESAEDVIALKEKIDPGKPLTYLMQTTLSVADTKNVVDEIAKTFPFVEHPAKDDICYATTERQEAVSLMMDAIDAMLVIGADNSSNSLRLLQLAQKSKPHSFKVTGADDLSKEYIQNNEIRILGLTAGASTPQVLVDEIISKLKVFYPNAEVELFPGSREDSMNFKLPGNLLS; this is encoded by the coding sequence ATGTTAGAAAAGATCTATTTAGCCAATCCTAGAGGATTTTGCGCCGGTGTGAAGTATGCGATTACGTATGTGGAACAGGTTCAGGCGAATTCCGCGGAACAGATTTACGTCCGTAAAGAGATCGTACATAACCGCCGCGTTGTGGAAGACATGAAAAAGCGAGGAATCCGTTTTATCAACGATCTCGACGAAGCCCCGGATGGAGCGACGGTCGTTTTTTCGGCGCACGGTGTGGCTCCTTCCGTCGTCGATGCCGCAAAAAAAAGAGGAATGAAGATCGGAGACGCGACCTGTCCTCTGGTTACACGCGTTCACAGAAAAGCGCGCAAGATCAAAGATACGCACCAAATCATCTACATCGGACACGAGGGACACGACGAAGCGATCGGAACGATGGGAGAAGCGGAGATGTTTCTCGTAGAATCCGCCGAAGACGTAATCGCTCTCAAGGAAAAAATCGATCCCGGAAAACCGCTCACCTATTTGATGCAGACCACCCTTTCCGTTGCGGACACGAAGAACGTAGTGGATGAAATCGCGAAGACGTTTCCTTTTGTCGAACATCCCGCGAAAGACGATATTTGTTATGCGACCACCGAAAGACAGGAAGCCGTTTCTTTGATGATGGACGCGATCGACGCGATGCTCGTGATCGGCGCGGATAACAGTTCCAATTCTCTTCGTCTTTTGCAGCTCGCTCAAAAATCGAAACCGCATTCCTTCAAAGTGACGGGGGCGGACGATCTTTCCAAAGAGTATATTCAAAATAATGAAATTAGAATTTTAGGATTAACCGCCGGCGCTTCCACTCCTCAGGTTCTCGTGGACGAAATCATTTCTAAACTCAAGGTGTTTTATCCGAACGCGGAAGTGGAATTGTTTCCCGGTTCGAGAGAAGATTCTATGAATTTTAAACTTCCCGGAAATCTTCTCAGCTGA
- a CDS encoding flagellin N-terminal helical domain-containing protein: MIINHNVSAIFAHRTLKFNSENMGKDIEKLSSGMRINRAGDDASGLAVSEKMRTQILGLRRAEMNTEDGMSLIQTTEGYLQETHEIVQRIRVLAVQAANGIYTEEDRQQIQVEVSQLVDEIDRIASQAEFNKMKLLTGAFARLNPTASMWFHMGANMHQRERVYIETMNTAALGLRNPTVLTFISLSTAGKANSVIGLADDALRSISKQRADLGAYYNRLEHAAKGLMNAYENIQAAESRIRDTDMAEQMTSFTRYQILTQAATAMLAQANMKPQTVLQLLK, encoded by the coding sequence ATGATTATCAACCATAACGTCAGTGCCATTTTCGCGCACAGAACATTGAAGTTCAATAGCGAAAACATGGGAAAGGACATCGAGAAGTTGTCCTCCGGAATGAGAATCAACCGCGCGGGCGATGATGCTTCCGGTCTTGCAGTGTCCGAAAAAATGAGAACTCAGATTCTGGGTCTCAGAAGAGCGGAAATGAACACTGAAGATGGTATGTCTCTGATACAGACTACTGAAGGATATCTCCAGGAAACTCATGAAATCGTTCAGAGAATCCGGGTTCTTGCTGTTCAAGCTGCCAACGGTATCTATACCGAGGAAGACAGACAACAGATCCAAGTGGAAGTTTCCCAGTTGGTCGATGAGATCGACCGAATCGCTTCTCAAGCTGAATTCAACAAAATGAAACTCCTTACCGGAGCTTTCGCAAGATTGAATCCAACTGCGAGTATGTGGTTTCACATGGGTGCAAACATGCACCAAAGAGAAAGAGTTTACATTGAAACGATGAATACGGCGGCATTGGGCCTTAGAAACCCGACCGTTTTAACGTTTATCTCTCTTTCTACTGCCGGCAAGGCGAACTCGGTAATCGGATTGGCCGATGATGCGCTCCGTTCCATCTCTAAACAGAGAGCGGACTTGGGTGCGTATTACAACCGTCTGGAACACGCAGCGAAAGGTCTCATGAACGCTTATGAGAACATCCAAGCGGCCGAATCCAGAATCCGCGATACCGATATGGCCGAGCAAATGACTAGCTTCACGCGTTACCAGATCCTGACTCAGGCTGCGACCGCGATGCTGGCTCAGGCCAATATGAAACCGCAAACGGTTCTCCAGTTACTGAAGTAA